One segment of Tenrec ecaudatus isolate mTenEca1 chromosome 1, mTenEca1.hap1, whole genome shotgun sequence DNA contains the following:
- the LOC142435018 gene encoding translation machinery-associated protein 7-like, translating to MSGREGGKKKPLKQPKKQNKEMDEEEKGFKQKQKEEQKKLEELKAKAAGKGLLATGGIKKSGKK from the coding sequence ATGTCGGGCCGCGAAGGTGGCAAGAAGAAGCCCCTGAAACAACCTAAGAAGCAGAACAAGGAGATGGACGAGGAAGAGAAGGGTTTCAAGCAGAAACAgaaggaagaacaaaagaaactggAGGAGCTAAAGGCGAAGGCTGCGGGGAAGGGGCTCCTGGCCACAGGTGGAATTAAGAAATCTGGCAAAAAGTGA